The window ATCAATCAAGATTTTATAATTTTTGTGAATCCCGTTCCATGAATATTTATCTGCTGAATTGCCCCTTTATGCAAATTTATTTCCTTTTACTTAATCCGTTAATAGGAACAAATGTTTATTTAACTATTCTGTGTCTTTGGATATTGTCATATACTTCAATATTCATTGCAGTATGGATTCAGAATAAACTGAAAATGTTTTTAGTCAATAAAATTCCAATTCAAAAAGCAAGCGGTTAATAGTAATTGATGATAACAAAAGGGTTTCAAAACAAGGGACAATACTTAAAAAGAAAGGGACTTTAATTGACTTATGAAATATTTACTTTGATTTTATTATTAATTCAATTTCATTAAAAAAATAGGAGATTCAATGGAAAATTATCTAATCGAAACACCAAGCATTGATTACATGAATCCTCTTATTCAAAATAAGGTTCGGGAATTAATGAATAAGTCTGAAGATAATCGGGATTATATCAAAAGAAGTTATATCTTTGTTAGGGATGAAATTCCTCACTCATGGAACATTAAAACAGATGTGGTTTCGAAAACTGCAAGTGAAGTGATTGAAAATAAAACTGCGATATGCTGGACAAAGTCATGCATTCTCGCAGCACTTCTAAGGGCAAATAAAATCCCATCAGGCATCAGTTATCAACTGCTTACAAGAGCATATGATGCAAGTGAAGGTTATATGATTCATGCTTTAAACACTTTGCATATAAAAGATTTGAATAAATGGATTAGGCTTGATGCTAGAGGAAATGAGG of the uncultured Methanobrevibacter sp. genome contains:
- a CDS encoding transglutaminase family protein, encoding MENYLIETPSIDYMNPLIQNKVRELMNKSEDNRDYIKRSYIFVRDEIPHSWNIKTDVVSKTASEVIENKTAICWTKSCILAALLRANKIPSGISYQLLTRAYDASEGYMIHALNTLHIKDLNKWIRLDARGNEENINAYFSLDEEHLAYSIQSELGEIDYQDNHDDLDERLVNILGECENILEIRTDFEF